The genomic stretch CGCGGGCATAGAAGCGCCGGGCTCCTTCGTTGACTTGGAAGGTCCAGAGTTGGAGGCCGTTGGGGCTGGCCTCTTTGGCGAAGTCGAGGAGCTTTCGTCCGATGCCTCGTCCGGTTTGGCCGCGATGGCAGTAGAGTTGATCGACCCACCCGTCGTGGACGTCGAGCCAGCCGACGATATGGTCGTCTTGGGTGTAGACGTGGGAGGAGCCGCGGTCGATGAGGCGGTGGACGATGTACCATTCGACCTCACCAGTCGTGTGGGCGATCGGGACGGTATCGCGGCGAATGTCTTCGTAGAATTCGGCGATGGCGGGGGCGTCATCGATGGTGGCGAGTCGGATCAT from Armatimonadota bacterium encodes the following:
- a CDS encoding GNAT family N-acetyltransferase; translated protein: MIRLATIDDAPAIAEFYEDIRRDTVPIAHTTGEVEWYIVHRLIDRGSSHVYTQDDHIVGWLDVHDGWVDQLYCHRGQTGRGIGRKLLDFAKEASPNGLQLWTFQVNEGARRFYAREGFIEVEWTDGKANEEGEPDVRMVWRN